The region CGATGGTTCCACCGCCAGGATGCGTTTGTCCTCCACCCACTGACGAATTTTTGCTTCTTTCATCTTGGCCCAGTCGTACAGGCTGACGTCCAGCGCCTCACCCAGGGTCGGGGCACCGTGGATGATTTCATTGGCCCAGATTTTTGAACCGTAAGGTCGGGTACGAGAGTGATTCATCTTGGCGCGGATGTAGCTGCTGAGAACCACCCTGGGATCGTCAAACAGCTCAAAACACAGCGCGTCCTGCTTCCAGACCTCCAGCAGATCGAACAGTACCGCGCTGTACAACTCGCTTTTGGTGCTGAAGTAGTAATGCAGATTGGAGCGCGGCAATTGCACTTCGGCGGCGATGTCGGCCATGGCGGTGCTGCCGAAACCTTTTTCAGCGAAGACCTTCTCGGCCCCCAGCAGGATTTTTTCAACGTTACTGCGACGAATCTCGATCTTGTGATTGCCCATGAGGGCCCCCTGACAACAGCGTTGCCCAAGACTAGCACCCGCTCTGGATCGGGGCGACCGCCCTGTCGTACTTCCCCAGGCCAAACCGATTGCGTAGCATGCCCCCACACTCACACTGCTACGGGCACCCACTGTGTACATTCGAGCGCGAGTCGCTGCCGACGACAACGCCCTGGCCGCGTTATGGGAACGTTCGGTGCGGGCCACGCACGACTTCCTGACCGAAGACGATGTGCAGTTTTTCTATCCCCTCGTGCGCGACGCGTATTTGCCGGCACTGACGGTATGGGTCGGCGACCACCCGGACGGAACGCCGGCAGGCTTCATTGCGACCAGCGCCGATAACGTACAGATGCTGTTTGTCGAACCGGCCCAACGCGGTCAAGGCGTTGGCCGGCAGTTGCTCGACCACGTCAAATTTCTGCATGACGTCTTGAGCGTGGACGTGAGTGAACAAAACGCCCAGGCTCACGGTTTCTATCTGCACTATGGTTTTGAACAGATCGGCCGCTCGCAACGCGATGGCCAAGGCCGGCCGTTTCCAGTGATTCACCTGGCACTCAAACCCAGTTAAACAGTTCACGGCGCGCGTCGTTCATGCTTAAGTAACGCCCATTCCACTGCCCAGAAGGT is a window of Pseudomonas sp. DC1.2 DNA encoding:
- a CDS encoding TetR/AcrR family transcriptional regulator, with translation MGNHKIEIRRSNVEKILLGAEKVFAEKGFGSTAMADIAAEVQLPRSNLHYYFSTKSELYSAVLFDLLEVWKQDALCFELFDDPRVVLSSYIRAKMNHSRTRPYGSKIWANEIIHGAPTLGEALDVSLYDWAKMKEAKIRQWVEDKRILAVEPSSLLYMIWASTQHYADFDHQVNILNDHQPLSDMQFERAVQTVTAVILRGIGLEP
- a CDS encoding GNAT family N-acetyltransferase translates to MYIRARVAADDNALAALWERSVRATHDFLTEDDVQFFYPLVRDAYLPALTVWVGDHPDGTPAGFIATSADNVQMLFVEPAQRGQGVGRQLLDHVKFLHDVLSVDVSEQNAQAHGFYLHYGFEQIGRSQRDGQGRPFPVIHLALKPS